A window of the Vigna angularis cultivar LongXiaoDou No.4 chromosome 3, ASM1680809v1, whole genome shotgun sequence genome harbors these coding sequences:
- the LOC108326298 gene encoding probable pre-mRNA-splicing factor ATP-dependent RNA helicase DEAH2 isoform X1, translating into MGTERRRKLSLFDVVDDTVGKMAKSNGGFVGSNLINRWNGKPFSQRYHDILEKRKTLPVWHQKEEFLQVLKDNQTLILVGETGSGKTTQIPQFVLEAVDIESPDKRRKMMIACTQPRRVAAMSVSRRVAEEMDVNIGEEVGYSIRFEDCSSARTVLKYLTDGMLLREAMTDPLLERYKVIILDEAHERTLATDVLFGLLKEVLRNRPDMKLVVMSATLEAEKFQGYFSGAPLMKVPGRLHPVEIFYTQEPERDYLEAAIRTVVQIHKDEPPGDILVFLTGEEEIEDACRKISKEISNLGDQVGPVKAVPLYSTLPPAMQQKIFEPAPPPLKEGGQPGRKIVISTNIAETSLTIDGIVYVIDPGFAKQKVYNPRVRVESLLVSPISKASAHQRSGRAGRTQPGKCFRLYTERSFNNDLQPQTYPEILRSNLANTVLTLKKLGIDDLVHFDFMDPPAPETLMRALEVLNYLGALDDDGNLTKLGEIMSEFPLDPQMSKMLVVSPEFNCSNEILSVSAMLSVPNCFVRPREAQKAADEAKARFGHIDGDHLTLLNVYHAYKQNNEDPSWCYDNFVNHRALKAADNVRQQLVRIMARFNLKLCSTDFNSRDYYVNIRKAMLAGYFMQVAHLERTGHYLTVKDNQVVHLHPSNCLDHKPDWVIYNEYVLTSRNFIRTVTDIRGEWLVDIAPHYYDLSNFPQCEAKRVLEKLYKKREKEKEEARSRK; encoded by the exons ATGGGTACGGAGAGGAGGAGGAAACTGAGCTTGTTCGACGTGGTGGACGACACTGTCGGTAAGATGGCCAAATCAAACGGCGGATTCGTCGGTAGCAACCTCATCAACCGATGGAACGGGAAGCCTTTTTCTCAGAGGTATCACGATATTTTGGAGAAGAGGAAGACCCTCCCCGTCTGGCACCAGAAGGAGGAGTTCTTGCAGGTTTTGAAGGATAACCAGACTCTCATTCTCGTTGGTGAAACTGGTAGTGGAAAAACCACTCAG ATTCCTCAGTTTGTGTTGGAAGCTGTGGATATTGAAAGCCCTGATAAACGTAGGAAGATGATGATTGCGTGCACTCAGCCTCGGAGAGTGGCTGCGATGTCTGTTTCCAGGCGTGTGGCTGAGGAAATGGACGTGAATATTGGAGAAGAGGTTGGTTACAGCATCAGATTTGAGGATTGCAGTAGCGCCAGAACAGTTTTGAA GTATCTCACAGATGGTATGCTTTTGAGAGAAGCAATGACGGACCCCCTTTTGGAACGATACAAAGTAATTATTCTTGACGAGGCACATGAGAGGACTTTGGCTACCGATGTGCTGTTTGGTCTTCTTAAGGAAGTGCTTAGAAATAGACCTGACATGAAGTTGGTTGTTATGAGTGCAACTCTTGAAGCTGAAAAGTTCCAGGGCTACTTTAGTGGGGCCCCTCTTATGAAGGTTCCTGGAAGACTACATCCGGTGGAAATCTTCTATACTCAGGAGCCAGAGAGGGATTACTTGGAGGCTGCTATTAGGACTGTGGTGCAGATACACAAGGATGAACCTCCTGGAGATATACTTGTTTTTCTCACTGGAGAGGAAGAGATTGAGGATGCATGCCGCAAAATTTCGAAAGAAATATCAAATTTGGGAGACCAGGTGGGTCCTGTGAAAGCAGTTCCCTTGTATTCTACCCTTCCTCCTGCTATGCAACAGAAGATTTTTGAGCCAGCTCCACCTCCACTAAAGGAGGGAGGGCAACCTGGGAGGAAGATTGTAATATCAACAAATATAGCAGAAACTTCGTTGACAATTGATGGTATAGTCTATGTTATTGACCCTGGATTTGCTAAGCAGAAGGTTTATAACCCTCGAGTCCGTGTCGAGTCTTTGTTGGTATCTCCAATATCAAAGGCTAGTGCCCATCAGAGATCTGGGCGTGCTGGAAGAACTCAGCCAGGGAAATGTTTTAGACTTTATACTGAAAGAAGTTTCAATAATGATCTTCAGCCACAGACCTACCCTGAAATCTTGAGATCTAATCTAGCCAACACTGTTCTTACCTTAAAGAAACTTGGTATAGACGATTTAGTGCATTTTGATTTCATGGACCCTCCTGCCCCAGAGACCTTAATGCGTGCACTGGAAGTGTTGAATTACTTGGGTGCTCTGGATGATGATGGCAACTTAACTAAGCTGGGTGAGATTATGAGTGAATTTCCACTGGACCCTCAGATGTCGAAGATGCTCGTTGTTAGTCCTGAATTCAACTGTTCAAATGAGATTCTTTCTGTTTctgccatgctatcag TACCCAATTGCTTTGTCCGGCCTAGGGAGGCACAGAAAGCTGCGGATGAAGCAAAAGCTAGGTTTGGACACATTGATGGAGATCACCTCACGCTCTTGAATGTATACCATGCGTACAAGCAAAATA ACGAGGACCCTTCTTGGTGCTACGATAACTTCGTTAATCACAGGGCGTTGAAAGCAGCCGATAATGTTAGACAACAACTAGTGCGAATCATGGCTCGGTTTAACCTGAAGTTATGCAGCACTGATTTTAATAGCCGTGACTACTATGTCAACATAAGAAAGGCAATGCTAGCGGGATATTTCATGCAGGTGGCTCATCTGGAGCGGACAGGACATTACCTGACGGTGAAAGACAACCAG GTGGTGCACTTGCATCCATCAAATTGCCTGGACCACAAGCCGGACTGggtaatttataatgaatatGTTCTTACCAGTCGGAATTTTATTCGAACTGTCACAGATATACGTGGAGAATG GTTGGTGGATATAGCCCCACATTACTATGATCTATCGAATTTTCCACAATGTGAAGCGAAGCGTGTTCTTGAAAAGCTGTACAAGAAGCgagagaaggaaaaagaggAAGCCAGAAGTCGTAAGTGA
- the LOC108326298 gene encoding probable pre-mRNA-splicing factor ATP-dependent RNA helicase DEAH2 isoform X2: MGTERRRKLSLFDVVDDTVGKMAKSNGGFVGSNLINRWNGKPFSQRYHDILEKRKTLPVWHQKEEFLQVLKDNQTLILVGETGSGKTTQIPQFVLEAVDIESPDKRRKMMIACTQPRRVAAMSVSRRVAEEMDVNIGEEVGYSIRFEDCSSARTVLKYLTDGMLLREAMTDPLLERYKVIILDEAHERTLATDVLFGLLKEVLRNRPDMKLVVMSATLEAEKFQGYFSGAPLMKVPGRLHPVEIFYTQEPERDYLEAAIRTVVQIHKDEPPGDILVFLTGEEEIEDACRKISKEISNLGDQVGPVKAVPLYSTLPPAMQQKIFEPAPPPLKEGGQPGRKIVISTNIAETSLTIDGIVYVIDPGFAKQKVYNPRVRVESLLVSPISKASAHQRSGRAGRTQPGKCFRLYTERSFNNDLQPQTYPEILRSNLANTVLTLKKLGIDDLVHFDFMDPPAPETLMRALEVLNYLGALDDDGNLTKLGEIMSEFPLDPQMSKMLVVSPEFNCSNEILSVSAMLSVPNCFVRPREAQKAADEAKARFGHIDGDHLTLLNVYHAYKQNNEDPSWCYDNFVNHRALKAADNVRQQLVRIMARFNLKLCSTDFNSRDYYVNIRKAMLAGYFMQVAHLERTGHYLTVKDNQVVHLHPSNCLDHKPDWVGGYSPTLL, encoded by the exons ATGGGTACGGAGAGGAGGAGGAAACTGAGCTTGTTCGACGTGGTGGACGACACTGTCGGTAAGATGGCCAAATCAAACGGCGGATTCGTCGGTAGCAACCTCATCAACCGATGGAACGGGAAGCCTTTTTCTCAGAGGTATCACGATATTTTGGAGAAGAGGAAGACCCTCCCCGTCTGGCACCAGAAGGAGGAGTTCTTGCAGGTTTTGAAGGATAACCAGACTCTCATTCTCGTTGGTGAAACTGGTAGTGGAAAAACCACTCAG ATTCCTCAGTTTGTGTTGGAAGCTGTGGATATTGAAAGCCCTGATAAACGTAGGAAGATGATGATTGCGTGCACTCAGCCTCGGAGAGTGGCTGCGATGTCTGTTTCCAGGCGTGTGGCTGAGGAAATGGACGTGAATATTGGAGAAGAGGTTGGTTACAGCATCAGATTTGAGGATTGCAGTAGCGCCAGAACAGTTTTGAA GTATCTCACAGATGGTATGCTTTTGAGAGAAGCAATGACGGACCCCCTTTTGGAACGATACAAAGTAATTATTCTTGACGAGGCACATGAGAGGACTTTGGCTACCGATGTGCTGTTTGGTCTTCTTAAGGAAGTGCTTAGAAATAGACCTGACATGAAGTTGGTTGTTATGAGTGCAACTCTTGAAGCTGAAAAGTTCCAGGGCTACTTTAGTGGGGCCCCTCTTATGAAGGTTCCTGGAAGACTACATCCGGTGGAAATCTTCTATACTCAGGAGCCAGAGAGGGATTACTTGGAGGCTGCTATTAGGACTGTGGTGCAGATACACAAGGATGAACCTCCTGGAGATATACTTGTTTTTCTCACTGGAGAGGAAGAGATTGAGGATGCATGCCGCAAAATTTCGAAAGAAATATCAAATTTGGGAGACCAGGTGGGTCCTGTGAAAGCAGTTCCCTTGTATTCTACCCTTCCTCCTGCTATGCAACAGAAGATTTTTGAGCCAGCTCCACCTCCACTAAAGGAGGGAGGGCAACCTGGGAGGAAGATTGTAATATCAACAAATATAGCAGAAACTTCGTTGACAATTGATGGTATAGTCTATGTTATTGACCCTGGATTTGCTAAGCAGAAGGTTTATAACCCTCGAGTCCGTGTCGAGTCTTTGTTGGTATCTCCAATATCAAAGGCTAGTGCCCATCAGAGATCTGGGCGTGCTGGAAGAACTCAGCCAGGGAAATGTTTTAGACTTTATACTGAAAGAAGTTTCAATAATGATCTTCAGCCACAGACCTACCCTGAAATCTTGAGATCTAATCTAGCCAACACTGTTCTTACCTTAAAGAAACTTGGTATAGACGATTTAGTGCATTTTGATTTCATGGACCCTCCTGCCCCAGAGACCTTAATGCGTGCACTGGAAGTGTTGAATTACTTGGGTGCTCTGGATGATGATGGCAACTTAACTAAGCTGGGTGAGATTATGAGTGAATTTCCACTGGACCCTCAGATGTCGAAGATGCTCGTTGTTAGTCCTGAATTCAACTGTTCAAATGAGATTCTTTCTGTTTctgccatgctatcag TACCCAATTGCTTTGTCCGGCCTAGGGAGGCACAGAAAGCTGCGGATGAAGCAAAAGCTAGGTTTGGACACATTGATGGAGATCACCTCACGCTCTTGAATGTATACCATGCGTACAAGCAAAATA ACGAGGACCCTTCTTGGTGCTACGATAACTTCGTTAATCACAGGGCGTTGAAAGCAGCCGATAATGTTAGACAACAACTAGTGCGAATCATGGCTCGGTTTAACCTGAAGTTATGCAGCACTGATTTTAATAGCCGTGACTACTATGTCAACATAAGAAAGGCAATGCTAGCGGGATATTTCATGCAGGTGGCTCATCTGGAGCGGACAGGACATTACCTGACGGTGAAAGACAACCAG GTGGTGCACTTGCATCCATCAAATTGCCTGGACCACAAGCCGGACTGg GTTGGTGGATATAGCCCCACATTACTATGA
- the LOC108326298 gene encoding probable pre-mRNA-splicing factor ATP-dependent RNA helicase DEAH2 isoform X4, with amino-acid sequence MGTERRRKLSLFDVVDDTVGKMAKSNGGFVGSNLINRWNGKPFSQRYHDILEKRKTLPVWHQKEEFLQVLKDNQTLILVGETGSGKTTQIPQFVLEAVDIESPDKRRKMMIACTQPRRVAAMSVSRRVAEEMDVNIGEEVGYSIRFEDCSSARTVLKYLTDGMLLREAMTDPLLERYKVIILDEAHERTLATDVLFGLLKEVLRNRPDMKLVVMSATLEAEKFQGYFSGAPLMKVPGRLHPVEIFYTQEPERDYLEAAIRTVVQIHKDEPPGDILVFLTGEEEIEDACRKISKEISNLGDQVGPVKAVPLYSTLPPAMQQKIFEPAPPPLKEGGQPGRKIVISTNIAETSLTIDGIVYVIDPGFAKQKVYNPRVRVESLLVSPISKASAHQRSGRAGRTQPGKCFRLYTERSFNNDLQPQTYPEILRSNLANTVLTLKKLGIDDLVHFDFMDPPAPETLMRALEVLNYLGALDDDGNLTKLGEIMSEFPLDPQMSKMLVVSPEFNCSNEILSVSAMLSENGVVSPLCIC; translated from the exons ATGGGTACGGAGAGGAGGAGGAAACTGAGCTTGTTCGACGTGGTGGACGACACTGTCGGTAAGATGGCCAAATCAAACGGCGGATTCGTCGGTAGCAACCTCATCAACCGATGGAACGGGAAGCCTTTTTCTCAGAGGTATCACGATATTTTGGAGAAGAGGAAGACCCTCCCCGTCTGGCACCAGAAGGAGGAGTTCTTGCAGGTTTTGAAGGATAACCAGACTCTCATTCTCGTTGGTGAAACTGGTAGTGGAAAAACCACTCAG ATTCCTCAGTTTGTGTTGGAAGCTGTGGATATTGAAAGCCCTGATAAACGTAGGAAGATGATGATTGCGTGCACTCAGCCTCGGAGAGTGGCTGCGATGTCTGTTTCCAGGCGTGTGGCTGAGGAAATGGACGTGAATATTGGAGAAGAGGTTGGTTACAGCATCAGATTTGAGGATTGCAGTAGCGCCAGAACAGTTTTGAA GTATCTCACAGATGGTATGCTTTTGAGAGAAGCAATGACGGACCCCCTTTTGGAACGATACAAAGTAATTATTCTTGACGAGGCACATGAGAGGACTTTGGCTACCGATGTGCTGTTTGGTCTTCTTAAGGAAGTGCTTAGAAATAGACCTGACATGAAGTTGGTTGTTATGAGTGCAACTCTTGAAGCTGAAAAGTTCCAGGGCTACTTTAGTGGGGCCCCTCTTATGAAGGTTCCTGGAAGACTACATCCGGTGGAAATCTTCTATACTCAGGAGCCAGAGAGGGATTACTTGGAGGCTGCTATTAGGACTGTGGTGCAGATACACAAGGATGAACCTCCTGGAGATATACTTGTTTTTCTCACTGGAGAGGAAGAGATTGAGGATGCATGCCGCAAAATTTCGAAAGAAATATCAAATTTGGGAGACCAGGTGGGTCCTGTGAAAGCAGTTCCCTTGTATTCTACCCTTCCTCCTGCTATGCAACAGAAGATTTTTGAGCCAGCTCCACCTCCACTAAAGGAGGGAGGGCAACCTGGGAGGAAGATTGTAATATCAACAAATATAGCAGAAACTTCGTTGACAATTGATGGTATAGTCTATGTTATTGACCCTGGATTTGCTAAGCAGAAGGTTTATAACCCTCGAGTCCGTGTCGAGTCTTTGTTGGTATCTCCAATATCAAAGGCTAGTGCCCATCAGAGATCTGGGCGTGCTGGAAGAACTCAGCCAGGGAAATGTTTTAGACTTTATACTGAAAGAAGTTTCAATAATGATCTTCAGCCACAGACCTACCCTGAAATCTTGAGATCTAATCTAGCCAACACTGTTCTTACCTTAAAGAAACTTGGTATAGACGATTTAGTGCATTTTGATTTCATGGACCCTCCTGCCCCAGAGACCTTAATGCGTGCACTGGAAGTGTTGAATTACTTGGGTGCTCTGGATGATGATGGCAACTTAACTAAGCTGGGTGAGATTATGAGTGAATTTCCACTGGACCCTCAGATGTCGAAGATGCTCGTTGTTAGTCCTGAATTCAACTGTTCAAATGAGATTCTTTCTGTTTctgccatgctatcag AAAATGGTGTGGTCTCGCCTCTATGCATCTGCTGA
- the LOC108326298 gene encoding probable pre-mRNA-splicing factor ATP-dependent RNA helicase DEAH2 isoform X3 produces MGTERRRKLSLFDVVDDTVGKMAKSNGGFVGSNLINRWNGKPFSQRYHDILEKRKTLPVWHQKEEFLQVLKDNQTLILVGETGSGKTTQIPQFVLEAVDIESPDKRRKMMIACTQPRRVAAMSVSRRVAEEMDVNIGEEVGYSIRFEDCSSARTVLKYLTDGMLLREAMTDPLLERYKVIILDEAHERTLATDVLFGLLKEVLRNRPDMKLVVMSATLEAEKFQGYFSGAPLMKVPGRLHPVEIFYTQEPERDYLEAAIRTVVQIHKDEPPGDILVFLTGEEEIEDACRKISKEISNLGDQVGPVKAVPLYSTLPPAMQQKIFEPAPPPLKEGGQPGRKIVISTNIAETSLTIDGIVYVIDPGFAKQKVYNPRVRVESLLVSPISKASAHQRSGRAGRTQPGKCFRLYTERSFNNDLQPQTYPEILRSNLANTVLTLKKLGIDDLVHFDFMDPPAPETLMRALEVLNYLGALDDDGNLTKLGEIMSEFPLDPQMSKMLVVSPEFNCSNEILSVSAMLSDSCSFSVFSQSHEENGVVSPLCIC; encoded by the exons ATGGGTACGGAGAGGAGGAGGAAACTGAGCTTGTTCGACGTGGTGGACGACACTGTCGGTAAGATGGCCAAATCAAACGGCGGATTCGTCGGTAGCAACCTCATCAACCGATGGAACGGGAAGCCTTTTTCTCAGAGGTATCACGATATTTTGGAGAAGAGGAAGACCCTCCCCGTCTGGCACCAGAAGGAGGAGTTCTTGCAGGTTTTGAAGGATAACCAGACTCTCATTCTCGTTGGTGAAACTGGTAGTGGAAAAACCACTCAG ATTCCTCAGTTTGTGTTGGAAGCTGTGGATATTGAAAGCCCTGATAAACGTAGGAAGATGATGATTGCGTGCACTCAGCCTCGGAGAGTGGCTGCGATGTCTGTTTCCAGGCGTGTGGCTGAGGAAATGGACGTGAATATTGGAGAAGAGGTTGGTTACAGCATCAGATTTGAGGATTGCAGTAGCGCCAGAACAGTTTTGAA GTATCTCACAGATGGTATGCTTTTGAGAGAAGCAATGACGGACCCCCTTTTGGAACGATACAAAGTAATTATTCTTGACGAGGCACATGAGAGGACTTTGGCTACCGATGTGCTGTTTGGTCTTCTTAAGGAAGTGCTTAGAAATAGACCTGACATGAAGTTGGTTGTTATGAGTGCAACTCTTGAAGCTGAAAAGTTCCAGGGCTACTTTAGTGGGGCCCCTCTTATGAAGGTTCCTGGAAGACTACATCCGGTGGAAATCTTCTATACTCAGGAGCCAGAGAGGGATTACTTGGAGGCTGCTATTAGGACTGTGGTGCAGATACACAAGGATGAACCTCCTGGAGATATACTTGTTTTTCTCACTGGAGAGGAAGAGATTGAGGATGCATGCCGCAAAATTTCGAAAGAAATATCAAATTTGGGAGACCAGGTGGGTCCTGTGAAAGCAGTTCCCTTGTATTCTACCCTTCCTCCTGCTATGCAACAGAAGATTTTTGAGCCAGCTCCACCTCCACTAAAGGAGGGAGGGCAACCTGGGAGGAAGATTGTAATATCAACAAATATAGCAGAAACTTCGTTGACAATTGATGGTATAGTCTATGTTATTGACCCTGGATTTGCTAAGCAGAAGGTTTATAACCCTCGAGTCCGTGTCGAGTCTTTGTTGGTATCTCCAATATCAAAGGCTAGTGCCCATCAGAGATCTGGGCGTGCTGGAAGAACTCAGCCAGGGAAATGTTTTAGACTTTATACTGAAAGAAGTTTCAATAATGATCTTCAGCCACAGACCTACCCTGAAATCTTGAGATCTAATCTAGCCAACACTGTTCTTACCTTAAAGAAACTTGGTATAGACGATTTAGTGCATTTTGATTTCATGGACCCTCCTGCCCCAGAGACCTTAATGCGTGCACTGGAAGTGTTGAATTACTTGGGTGCTCTGGATGATGATGGCAACTTAACTAAGCTGGGTGAGATTATGAGTGAATTTCCACTGGACCCTCAGATGTCGAAGATGCTCGTTGTTAGTCCTGAATTCAACTGTTCAAATGAGATTCTTTCTGTTTctgccatgctatcag ATAGTTGCAGTTTCTCAGTATTCTCTCAATCTCATGAAGAAAATGGTGTGGTCTCGCCTCTATGCATCTGCTGA